A portion of the Sebastes fasciatus isolate fSebFas1 chromosome 2, fSebFas1.pri, whole genome shotgun sequence genome contains these proteins:
- the rhcga gene encoding rh family, C glycoprotein a: MGNCLEFFKNFFCRQKNTNVRISLPAVCFVWQIAMIILFGVFIRYDEESDVRKWLEFKISHNITSDIENDFYFRYPSFQDVHVMIFVGFGFLMTFLKRYSFGAVGFNFLIAAFGLQWALLMQGWFHSLDPETGKISIGVESLINADFCCASSLIAFGALLGKTSPVQMLVVTLFGVTLFAVEEYIILTLLHCRDAGGSMVIHAFGGYYGLAISWVLYRPNLHQSKRLNGSVYHSDLFAMIGTLFLWMYWPSFNSAITDHGSGQHRTAINTYIALASSVLTTVAISSMHDKRGKLDMVHIQNATLAGGVAMGTAAEFMITPYGALIVGFGTGIISTFGYVFVTPFLEKYLKLQDTCGVHNLHAVPGMLGGFIGAIVAAAATEEVYSRQGLIETFDFEGEFADRSVLTQGGFQAAGTCVAIVFGVVGGAGVGLILRLPIWGDPADDNCMDDEVYWEVPEDEETIPPVLEYNNHMIHKHQDISESNFSVEQS; encoded by the exons ATGGGGAACTGTCTTGAGTTTTTCAAGAATTTTTTTTGCCGGCAAAAGAACACCAATGTTCGCATTAGTCTGCCTGCTGTCTGCTTCGTCTGGCAGATTGCTATGATTATACTGTTTGGAGTTTTCATCCGGTATGATGAGGAATCAGATGTAAGGAAATGGTTAGAGTTCAAAATTAGTCACAACATCACCAGCgacattgaaaatgacttcTACTTCAGATATCCCA GTTTCCAGGACGTCCACGTCATGATCTTTGTTGGATTTGGTTTCCTCATGACCTTCCTGAAACGCTACAGCTTCGGTGCTGTTGGCTTCAACTTCCTGATTGCCGCCTTTGGTTTGCAGTGGGCTCTTCTCATGCAAGGCTGGTTCCATTCGCTCGACCCCGAAACCGGAAAAATCTCTATCGGAGTAGAGAG TCTgatcaacgctgacttctgcTGTGCCAGCTCTCTGATTGCCTTCGGTGCCCTCCTGGGAAAAACCAGCCCTGTCCAGATGTTGGTCGTCACCTTATTTGGCGTCACGCTGTTTGCTGTGGAGGAATACATCATCCTCACCCTCCTTCAT TGCAGAGACGCTGGTGGCTCCATGGTCATTCACGCCTTCGGAGGGTACTATGGTTTGGCCATCTCCTGGGTCCTCTACCGACCAAACCTACACCAAAGTAAACGCCTCAATGGATCTGTCTACCATTCTGATCTGTTTGCCATGATTG GAACACTGTTCCTGTGGATGTACTGGCCCAGTTTCAACTCGGCCATCACGGACCACGGCAGCGGACAGCACAGAACAGCCATCAACACTTACATTGCCCTCGCTTCCTCTGTTCTCACCACGGTGGCCATCTCCAGCATGCATGACAAGAGAGGAAAACTGGACATG GTGCATATCCAGAATGCCACGCTGGCAGGTGGTGTTGCCATGGGAACAGCAGCAGAGTTCATGATCACTCCTTACGGTGCACTAATCGTGGGTTTCGGCACTGGCATCATCTCCACCTTTGGCTACGTGTTTGTCACG CCCTTCTTGGAGAAATACCTCAAGCTCCAGGATACATGTGGCGTCCACAACCTGCACGCTGTGCCAGGGATGCTCGGCGGCTTTATAGGCGCCATTGTGGCTGCTGCCGCCACTGAAGAGGTCTATAGCAGACAGGG GTTGATCGAGACATTTGACTTTGAAGGCGAATTTGCAGACAGATCTGTGTTAACCCAGGGAGGCTTCCAGGCTGCTGGCACATGTGTGGCTATTGTGTTTGGAGTTGTTGGAGGAGCGGGTGTTG GTCTCATTCTGAGGCTCCCTATCTGGGGCGACCCTGCTGATGACAACTGCATGGATGATGAAGTTTACTGGGAG